The genomic region TCCCGCAATCGCCCCCAAACCTCctcaagacccctccccaaattcccctcacgacccctccaggacccctcacCTTTCACTgcgcctcctcagcagctcccggagccccccgtccTCTCCCAGCGCCTCTCCCGCTCTCTCCAGCGCCTCCCGCAGCACCCGCCCAAACCAGGGGCGGCTCCCGGGCGTCCCTGAGGGGGTCCCGGCTGGTGGCAATGAGGGAGGGGGCGCCCGCTCCATGCCCGGCCCCGGGGTCAGGGGGCGCTGCTTCATGATTGGCTCTGATTGGCCAGAGCGGCGCGAGGAGGGCCGGAGTTGGTGAGAGGAGATGCCTGGTGATTGGTTGGTTACATACAGGGCACGGTGATAGACAGGAGATGGGCGGGGAAGGCAAGCGGTGattggttggatagaggcaaagAAAGTCGGAGTTGCTGAGGGGAGATTTGCGGTGATTGATTGGTTGCTTCAGGCGCGTGACAGGCAGACAGTGAAAAAGGTtgatcctctgggaatccacTGAGCAAATATTTATCCTCAGGTGGACAATCTGAGAATACAGTGGAAAAAAGGGTGATCCtttgggaatccagtgggaaaagctgaACTTTTTGGAATCTGGTCGGAAAAAGGCTAATCCTCTAAGAATCCAGTGGTGAAAGGGCtgatcctctgggaatccacTGGGAAAAGCCTTATCCTCTAGGAATCCCGTGGAGAATGAGGCTGATCCTTTGGAATCCAGTGGGAATAGGGCTGATCCTTTGGGAATCCATTTCTTAACCCCCAAAGGCAGGGGAAAGGGAGGGCCTTTGGATTTTTTACAGGGTATGCAAAGGGTGGAATTGGGGTTGGGGTCAGGGGAAGAGTTCTTAGCAACACAAGAAGGGTGAGATCAAATTCCTGCCTCTTAGCAATAGCAGCACTCCACAGAGAACGTGCACCCAAAAACTAAATTCCCTCTAAAACAACTGACAAATTATGCAACTGCAGATATATTAGATGAATTTCCTTCATTTAACCCAGTTTTGGGTGTTTATAAGGATGAAggtgaagcagaggaaaattaaGGCCAAATCAAAAGGCAAAGCAGGCACGTATCTTCCCTACAtagatcacagggaatgtgagtgaccagggctgtgcccaaagtgcctcctccagtgagGGATGGCGCTCGAGCAGGgcacgaagctctgcccgcactcggggcactcgcagggcttcccttagtggtgcctccgttggtgtcggGTCAAGGTAGAGCTCTGTGGGAAggtcttcccacactggggacactcgtagggcctctccccagtgtggatgcgccggtgcttgacgagggtggagttgcgcttgaatcccttcccgcagtcaggacagcagaagggcctctcctctctgtgaatccAAAAGTGCCGGAAGAGATGGGAGCTGGTcggaaacctcttcctgcatttatcacactcgtagagcctctccccagtgtggatgcgccggtgtgtgacgagggtggagttgtaCTTGAACTCTTCCCGCAGTCagggcattggaagggcctctcctctctgtgaatccgatagtgctggaagagatgggagctggtcttaaacctcttcccacacttggaacactcatagggcctgtccccagtgtggctcctctggtgcctgatcaggTAGGAGCTCCGGCTGAAGCACATCCCACACTCCCcgcactcgtagggcctctctccagtgtgaatcctctggtgcctgatcaggCTGGAGTTctctctgaagctcttcccacactcctcgcacgtgtggggcttctccccaccatggagctgctcatggagcaccagctctgagctctggctccgtctccggccgccttcccggcccaggctggctctttcctcctcagatccCCGCTGGCTGCGTTTGTAGCCCCTCTtcgtgcggcatctccggggcttttcctccctgttggcttcctgcgccgtggagctgctcaaaacggcctcttccaccaggttctgccgcgggcatttctcctccctgctctccatgctcagctcctgctctgggggaggaaggacaaggacaggatgggatttgcctccgtgccacaggcaagggcaaggagatccccccagggctgagctacAGCCGGGGCCGtgttgggctgggagatggagcagcacagaggggaaaggggcactgacttcctcctcacctgcctcagtgtcccggggcatcttcctcttcctcgcagcctcccaGGCCTTGGCAATGGGCAATCCTGGTTTGGagaaaacaagggatgagagcGTTTGTAGGAGTGTCGGGGGGCAGGACGGTCGGGACGGACGGAGacgagagagctctgcagccagggcgtgGAACTtgcggtttattgcaaagggcctgggtgcagggccctgcttggagctgccaggcacagctcggagcaggcccgagagaagagaggggtagagaggatgagagggtaaaAGACGAAGAGAGGCAATAACAGAGTAACGTTCCCATTACAACACAGTAagttttcttctgtgttgaatattctatttcCCAgcaaccaatctagtacaagatacaaatcctatagcatttaaaTACAGCCTGTAAAAATCATTATatcaccatactgtgttacattctacgtcctaaaaactcctctttggactCCTTCTGCTGAgctagtagggtctgctctgacccatggatctgtctgcaagcagagggaattgtttcatTAAAAGGGGAATTGCCTTCAGtgggccacaccattgtttgcCAGTTGTTCActaactgaggtatctcagagcttgctttcatttcagtcttCCTTATACTTTCGATATTCTCAAAAACGTTTGcaagacaatcatatttataaggctttcctgtttcacctTCCCCAACACACATTGAGTTTGAAAATCCCTGCGCCCGAGTTCATCTCTACAAGTCACCGGCCACCTCAGCTCCAGAAAAACCTCACAAACACCAAgattcagccctgaaaaagcctcccaggagttccccGTCCCTGGTCCCTCCCCTCTGCTGTTCGGGGGttcccccctgtcccacctgctgGGGCTCACGCTTGGATTGggggtcccccttctcctcggtgcctgccctgcccaggctgctggcagtcccagcaatgccaaaagctcccccggcttcgctctccccatttcaggatgccggggctgtttgggctcccaggctcccttctcccctcattctctgctcggggctgcagcggctccaaggagtcccccctgcccctctccaggctcttgaggCTCCCGCCAATGGCGGCgctcccccctctctgggctccccactttgggctcctgggggacacagggctctgctcctccaggctgcctctgccggcaGCCGCCACCGCCACCCCCCGATGCCCCCCCAAGCGGCCTTTTCCActcagccttggacttcttcattctccaaacatcccccaaaaaccccaacccaggGACCCTCCGGGATATCCGGGCCGagctccccctccccgctcACCGGTGCGATTGGGGGGGGGGCGATGATCCCACAGGTGGGGGCTGCGAATTCAGGCAGGGATCGACAGCGTGGTTCCCTCAGCGCAGCCTTGAtccgcctttgtccctcctcttcctcccgctcgTCCCCTTCCACGccccctcatcctcctcctctgtcttatctccacctcctcctcccccttcatacctgcccttccctccctcctcctcctcccccagcagcagccacaccctcggtgccccgttcccgcagccctcgcagccgCGGCAagagcggggatggagccgggacaggtggggatgggcagcgcggggctctcGGCTGCTCCAGCCGCTGCGGGCGGGGGGAACCCGGCCCGGGCCAAAGGAGAGGCAAACTGGGGGCACATCACAAAGCTAAGGAtgcagcagaagatggagataAAACACTTATGTTAATAATAACTCCAAaggaggaaaagctggaaaTACCAAAGTTTAGGGAAGCCGAGAGATAAGAATTAAACAAGACAGGAAGCGAATAAGATaaatcagggaaatggaaacttcttgatggaagacaattGCTGAATAAAATGTGCTTACTAGGAAAATACTAGAAGACTTGCATCAGAAAACCCAGTGAGCTACTGAAGCTTTGTGTGATCATTTTTTAAGGAACTACGGGTGCACTGGGATTTTTGGATTAGCAAAGCAAGTAACTGAAAGATGCTTAATTtgacaaagagaaataaaaaggtgaAGAGAACAACAACATTTGGAGGTCATGAGTTAGCTGGCTGACCATTTCAAAGGATCCATGCAGAAGCTTAGATTTGTTAGgctctggatttatttgtaaaaaaatcGTTTAATCTCGAAGAAAGAGAATATGCCACATGTCAGACAGGAGATTTtaggagaagaaaaatctttaaagcaTCAGAAACAcacaagaaaaaacaagaaaagaaaagcgaAATAAAAGGGAGGGGAACAGGAGGAAAACtcagaaagacagtgggatcctCTGCAGCTCTTGCCCCCTCCGTTCGCGGCCCAGGCGCCTGTCCCGGGTCCCGGCTCGCTGCCCGCCTCAGCTCCGCCTGCCCCGCTTTCCATCCCAGGTGcggcctcactgcccagggcagctccacctgccccggcgctctcgctcaatttgtgtgccctgctcccactgcctggcctgcggccgctctgccgcccatgctgggcaagatgggggttgctctgtcctgccgcctgctccgagctcacCGCGCCCACCGCACCCAGGGAgggtcccagccatcccatcccggcctgccctgcccgtgccacctgcgctgggcaccgccgctgctgccgggctctcccacctgcctttgctctgccggGAGCTGCCGGATCAGCCGCCATCAGCCATCTGGGGGCTGCCCATGCTCCGCCTCGGCCTCCACGGGAAGATCCCCCTCTGCCGATTCCGGCAGCAgaccctgcccacactcccaccgAGCCTCGGCGGGATATCCTCCCCTGACCCCATCCTGCTCTGAGTTACGTCCCCTTGGTAACCACAGCTCTGGCTGTTCAGGGAAACTTTGTCTCTCTACAGGAAGCACCTTATTGAAACACTAGGAGCTCAGGTAAAAGGCAGCCCTCTCCAAATTCATTCTCAAACCACGGGAGAAAGGCTAGAGAAGTTAAAATGTGAAAGAGTTGGATGAAGGGATTGCTCTGTTTCCGTTCAGAGAGGTCCCCATGGGAGGGAtgcgctgccccgccccgcgggagccaccagcgcccctgccggccgtgcctggaactgcacccaaggggaaagcgccgcagcccaaaggccgggactggctccgggctctgtttgctgtcagtgccgcagctgttgctgtttgtttgctttattatacacactagtaaagaactggtattcttattcccatatctttgcatACCAGCCCCTTGATTTCACTAGTCCAAAAATTAacagggagggggtttgcattctccattccaagagACGCTACTTCTGCCTTCCTGAGCAGACACCGCTCGTGTAAAGCAAGAAAAGCACCCACAGGaactgagggggctgcaggaggggcacaagaaggccctgcagcacttgggcacaaaggcacagcaggtgaatgcaagaagggagcagcaaaaggccaggctgaaggcaaaggccagggcacagttcctacagcccctgagggatcaaccccagggcccaaggggaccccagcacccagggcacggctcggccacaagcacctggcacaggcattgccctcctcggcaggggagagcccacccaaacagcccctggcaaggaaccagggctccagctgcagggcacagggacactgcaagcacagacagcagcactctcagcaccagcaagtccaccCCTTGATAGACATGGattgccagggctggcacagctcccatcacaccagggaccctccacactggagcccttgagaacattcagggtgggtctgcattgagaggaggcattttctgatggacacaggggccTCTCAATCCACTCTGAAACTTAGATCGAAGGGGGAAAATTGCTAAAAAGACGTGTGATTACAGAGGGGATAagtgggaaaagtgggaaagaTGCATGGTTTTACTCAACCACTATAAGTAGATCTGGGAGATGGATTTGAAATGCATGAATTTTTATTTACACCTAATTGCTATAATGATTTACTGGGAAGGGATTTGATCACTAAATacggaaaaaaattaatattataaaagGTGATACAGAGGCCAGTACTTTTGTACCTCTGTGTCAAATGTCTGCCCAGGCCTATTCTGAGGTG from Zonotrichia albicollis isolate bZonAlb1 chromosome 31, bZonAlb1.hap1, whole genome shotgun sequence harbors:
- the LOC141725880 gene encoding uncharacterized protein LOC141725880; the protein is MPRDTEAEQELSMESREEKCPRQNLVEEAVLSSSTAQEANREEKPRRCRTKRGYKRSQRGSEEERASLGREGGRRRSQSSELVLHEQLHGGEKPHTCEECGKSFRENSSLIRHQRIHTGERPYECGECGMCFSRSSYLIRHQRSHTGDRPYECSKCGKRFKTSSHLFQHYRIHREERPFQCPDCGKSSSTTPPSSHTGASTLGRGSTSVINAGRGFRPAPISSGTFGFTERRGPSAVLTAGRDSSATPPSSSTGASTLGRGPTSVPSVGRPSHRALP